ACCAGCCGCAACGGCGGCCAGGCCCAGAACGCCTCGGGCCGGCTGACCCGCTCCCAGTGGATCAAGCGCTGGGGGCTGAGCACCGCCCGCAAAATGCACGACGAGGTGCAGGAAGGCTTTGACACCTTCAAAAACCTGATCAAGGAAGGCAACATTGACTGTGATCCCCAGACCGGCGGACACCTGTATATTGCCCACCGCGACAAGGCCATGCGCAAGCTGGAGGCAGAAGCCAGGGTGCTGCGGGAGCAGTTCGGCTATGAAACCGAACTGCTCGACAAGGCCACCCTCAGCCGCGACTACGTCAACGAGGCAGAAGCGGTGGGCGCCATGCACGAGCCGGAAGGCATTGGCGTGCATCCGCTCAAGCTGGCCCACGGTTACCATCGCATGGCCCGGGAGCTGGGTGCCACCATACATCCGTCCAGTCCGGTGCTGGGCTGGGAAACCATCAATGGCGTGCATCACATCAAGACCCCGGGCGGCACGGTGCGGGCGCGGGCGGTGGGCGTGGCTACCGGGGGATATACTTCCCAGGGGCTGCATGCCAGCCTGAACAGCAAGATCATGCCCATTCTGTCGAACTCGCTGGTGACCCGGCCGCTGACCGAGCGCGAGATTGCCGAGTGCAACTTCAGAACCAATGAAGTGATCACCGACACCCGGACCCTGCGCTACTACTATCGCAAGCTGCCCGACAACCGGGTGCAGATCGGCAGCCGCAGCTCCATTACCGGCGCCGATGCCCACAACCCCAGGCACCTGCAAATGCTGATCGACGGCCTGCATCGCAAGTTTCCGCCGCTCAAGGGCATTCAGATCGACTACTCCTGGTGGGGGTGGGTGGATGTCAGCCACGACATGATGCCGCGCATCTACCAGCCCGACGACAGGGAGCAGATTTTCTATGCCCTGGGCTACGGCGGTAACGGCGTCATGTTCTCGGCCCATGCCGGCCGGCGTATGGCCCAGCGCATTGCCGGCATTCGCGAAGGCTTTGAGCTGCCCATTTACAACTCGCCGCTGCCGGGGCACCTGTTCGCACCCTTCCGCCGGCTGGGGCAGCGCATGCTCTACCACTGGTATCATTTGCGTGACGAAGTACTGTAAATTGGCATTTCATTGTTAACAATGCTTTTACTTTTCCGCCCTGTGAGTTAAAACAATTTTACTCACAGGGCGGACCGCATGTTCCCGCCAGACGAACCCGACTCGCTGACAGGAAAGCCTTTTCATGTTTCAGTTGTTCCACCTTTCCACCGAAAAAAACACCAGCCTGCAACAACAGCTGCGCGAGCAGATCGCCGCCGCCATTCTCAATGGCAACATTCCCCTTGACACCCCGCTGCCGTCCAGCCGCAAGCTGGCCAAGCAGCTCAGCATTGCCCGCAATACCGTGGTGCTGGCCTATGAGCACCTGCTCGACGACGGCTACCTGCTGGCCAAAGAGCGCAGCGGCTATTTCGTCAATCCGGAGATTCTGTCAAAGCGCCCCGAGCTGCCGGCGGAAAAGGCACCGGTTACCGAGGGCACGCCGCCGGACTGGCGCCGCAAGCTCAAGCTGCACCCCAGCGAGCAACACAACATCAGCAAGCCCAGAGACTGGCAGAAGTACCCCTATTCCTTTATCTACGGCCAGTTCGATCCCACCCTGTTTCCCAGCAACAACTGGCGCGAGTGCTGCCGCGATGCGGTGAGCATTCCGGCCATTCGCGACTGGGCGTCCGACAGTTTTGACAACGACGACCCCTTGCTGATCGAGCAGATCCGCACCCGGCTGTTGCCCCGGCGCGGCGTCTGGGCATCGGCGGAGCAGATCCTGGTCACCGTGGGCGCCCAGCAGGCGCTGTATCTGCTGGCCAAGCTGCTGCTCGACAAGGACAGCACCATCGGTATTGAGGATCCGGGCTACGTCGACATTCGCAATATCGCCACCATGAACCCGGCCCGGGTACGGCCGCTGCCGGTGGATGAGCAGGGGCTGGTCATCGATGACAGACTGGCCGGCTGTGACCTGGTGTACACCACCCCCAGCCACCAGTGTCCGACCACGGTGACCATGCCCCTGGAGCGGCGCTTTGCCCTGCTGGAGCAGGCCAGCGCGCAGGATTTCCTGATCATCGAGGATGACTACGAGAGCGAGACCAACTTCAAGGCCAACCCCACACCGGCACTGAAGAGCCTGGATCGCAATGATCGGGTGCTCTATGTGGGCAGCCTGTCCAAGACGCTGGCGCCGGGGCTGCGGCTGGGTTACCTGGTGGGGCCGGCGGAGCTGATCCGCGAGGCCCGGGCCCTGCGCCGGTTGATGCTGCGCCACCCGGCCGCCAACAACCAGCGCTCGGTGGCGCTGTTTCTGGAGCGGGGCTACCACGATGCCCTGATCATGAATCTGGCCAAGGCCTATGAGGCACGCTGGCAGGAAATGGGCGCGGCGCTGGATGAATTGCTGCCCAGCTCCAGCCGCCAGCCCGGTTTTGGCGGCTCCTGTTACTGGGTGCGGGGGCCGGAAGGCCTCGACAGTCGCATTTTGCGCAAGGAGGCGGCGGATCGGGGCATATTGATCGAGCCCGGGGATATTCATTTCTTCGGCGATGAAGTGCCGCTTAACTATTTCCGGCTGGGCTATTCCTCCATCGCCGCCGAGCGCATTCGCCCCGGCATTGAAGCCCTGGTGGCGCTGATCCGGGATATGACCTGATAAAGAAAGCCCCGCATTCGCGGGGCTAAAAATAGCAAGGCTAATAAAAAGAAGGAATATCAGCCCATCAGCAGCAGGTAGGCGATCACCAGCAGGGCGATAAAGGCGGTTTCCAGCACCACCAGCAGCACCGGTTTCCAGCCCACCGACAGAATGTCCTTGAGCTGGGTGCGCACGCCCAGGGCGGCAATGGCGGTGAGCAGCAGCCAGGATGAACTGCCGGCCAGGGGCTGGGCGATGTCCTGGGGAATCCATCCCAGGCTGTTGAGCACGAACAGCACCACAAAGCCAATCAGAAACCCGGGAATGGCCACTCGGCTGCCACTGCCGTTTTCGCCCTTTTGGCTGGCGGCGCGACGGATCAGAATGCCGATGGTCATCACGATGGGCACCAGCATGGCCACCCGCAGCAGCTTCACAAAGGTACTGAGGTCACCCACCTCGGCGGACATGCTGTAACCGGCGCCCACCACCTGGGCCACGTCGTGAATGGTGGCGCCGATAAACAGGCCGGCTTCCTGCTCCGACAGGCCCAGCGCTTCGCTGATCATGGGGTAGAAAATCATCGCCAGGGTGCTGAGGGTGGTGACGCTGATCACGGTAAACAGGGTGTCGCGCTTGGCCTGCTCGCTCTGGGGCAGCACACTGCTGATGGCCATGGCCGCCGAGGCGCCGCAAATGGCCACCGAGCCACCGGTGAGGGTGCCGAACTCCTTTGAAAAGCCCAGCCAGCGCGCCATGATCACACCAAAGCAGATGGTCAGCACCACCGCGGAGCACACCATCAGCATGGGTTGCCAGCCAAGCGTAAGCACGTCGCCAAAGGTGATGCGCAGGCCCAGCAGGGCCACGCCCAGGCGCAGCACGGTTTTGGCCGACAGCTCCAGGCCGGGGGCGCACTGGGTTTCATGGCTGAGAAAATTGAAGGCCAGCCCCAGCAGCAGGGCCATCAGCATGGCGGGAGCGCCGTAATGCTGAGACAGAAAACTGGCGGCAATGCCGATGGTGGCGGCCACGCAAATGCCGGGAAAATAGCGTTTGCGGGTGCCGTCGAGGCGGTGCAGCAGGCCCATTACCGGAGAGTGGGTGTCGGCAGCCATGGGAGTTCCTCCGAGAAGCAAGACATAGGTATGAATGTTGCTGTTATGTTATTGATGATGGTGTCGGGCGAGCCAATGCCGTTTTCGGCCATCACGGTTACTTTTTTGCATAGGCGCTATTTTCACAGACAAGGACGCATTGATGGAAACCAAATGGCTGCATGATTTTATCGCGTTGAGTGAGCAGGGCAGCTTTTCCCGGGCGGCGGAAAGCCGCTTTGTCACCCAGCCCGCCTTCAGCCGGCGCATTCGCTCGCTGGAAAACTGGCTGGGGGTGGCACTGGTGTGCCGCAACCGCTATCCGCTGGCACTGACTCCGGCGGGCGAGGCCTTTCTGGAACAGGCCCGCCAGTTGCTGGCCCAGATCTACGGCATACGCAGCCAGCTGCGCCTGAGCCAGCAGCAGACCCCGGGCCTGAGCCTGATCACCCAGCCGGCGCTGGCGGTGACCTTTTTTCCCGCCTGGCTGCACCGGCTGCGTCCGGCCCTGGGCGAGGGCCTGGTGCGGCTGAACACCGGTCATTACCACGAGGCCATGGAGCAGTTTCTGGCCGGAGCGGTGGACTTTCTGCTGTGCTTTGCCGAGTCTGACGGCGCCGAGGCGCTGCAGCGCCCGGACGTGGAGCGGCTGCAAGTGGGCCAGGACCGGCTGGTGCTGGTAAGCGCCACCGACGAGCGGGGCGCGGCCCGGTTTCGGCTGGATGACGACCGGCCCCTGCCGCTGTTGCTGTACCCCGCTGATGCCTTTCTCGGTGCCCTGATCCAGCGCCAGTGTCTGCCGGAGCTGGGGGAGCGCCCCTGGCTGCCGGTGTGTGAAAATGCCCTGGGCGAGGGGCTCAAGGCCCAGTTGCTGCAGGGGGAAGGCGCGGCCTTTCTGCCCGAAAGCCTGGTGCGTGACGAGCTGGCAAGCCATCGGGTGGTGGCACTTTCCGGGGTGCGCACCCTGGAGCTCAACATCGAGCTGTGCCGGCTGGGCGAACCCCGTTCAACGCTCGCCGGGCGCTTCTGGCAGCAAAGCCGTTTACAGGCCGGCGGCTGAGCCGGTCGATCCCATTTTTTTAACGCTGGCGTAACATGGGTGGCAAAACTGGCCCTATGTTCCCTTGCCCCCCCTTCCTAAGCTGTTTCCCAAGCGAGCCGTCAAAGTCCCTGTGTGGCTTTGAGGCCTGCTCGTCATAACAAACGCAAACGTACCGGTTGCCGAACAGAAAACGGAACATTGAACTCAACCCAACCGAGGGGGATGGCTTCAGGCCGCCACCAACGGGAAACAGCAAAAGGAAGACAGCTATGCCACGTATGACTCCCAGTGAAGCTTTGGTCGAAACCCTGGCGGCCAACGGTGTTACCGACGTTTTCGGTATCATGGGCTCTGCCTTTATGGATGCCATGGACATCTTCGCCCCCGCCGGCATTCGCCTGATCCCCACGGTGCACGAGCAGGGCGCCGGACACATGGCCGACGGCTATGCCCGGGTCAGCGGTCGCCACGGTGTGTGTATCGCCCAGAACGGCCCCGGCATCACCAACTTCGTGACCGCCATCGCCGCCGCCTACTGGGCCCACAGCCCGGTGGTGTGCATCACCCCGGAAACCGGCTCCATGACCCAGGGGCTGGGCGGCTTCCAGGAAGCGCAGCAGCTGCCCTTCTTTGAAACCATCACCAAATACCAGGGCCATGTGGCCAACCCGGCGCGCATGGCCGAGTTTACCGCCCGCTGCTTTGATCGCGCCATGCTGGAAAACGGCCCGACCCAGCTCAACATTCCGCGGGACTTCTTCTACGGCGACATCAACGTGGAAATCCCTGAGCCGATCCGCATTGAACGCGGCGCCGGCGGCGAGCAGAGCCTGCAGCAGGCCGCCGCCCTGCTGGCCGAGGCCCAGTTCCCGGTGATCATCTCCGGTGGCGGCGTGGTCATGGCCGACGCGGTGGAAGAGTGCAAGGCCCTGGCCGAGTACCTGGGCGCTCCCGTGGTCAACAGCTACCTGCACAACGACTCCTTCCCCGCCAGCCACCCGCTGTGGTGTGGTCCCCTGGGCTATCAGGGCTCCAAGGCCGGCATGAAGCTGATTTCCCGTGCCGACGTGGTGCTGGCCCT
The Oceanimonas pelagia genome window above contains:
- a CDS encoding NAD(P)/FAD-dependent oxidoreductase; this encodes MDMVNNTQADFRQPAKADTVLDRYDPSYDPLVAATPGRGQQYAPTYWVATAGTPPEDDGPVTGDMDVDVVIIGSGFTGLSAALHLAKEHGIKATVLEANQVSWGCTSRNGGQAQNASGRLTRSQWIKRWGLSTARKMHDEVQEGFDTFKNLIKEGNIDCDPQTGGHLYIAHRDKAMRKLEAEARVLREQFGYETELLDKATLSRDYVNEAEAVGAMHEPEGIGVHPLKLAHGYHRMARELGATIHPSSPVLGWETINGVHHIKTPGGTVRARAVGVATGGYTSQGLHASLNSKIMPILSNSLVTRPLTEREIAECNFRTNEVITDTRTLRYYYRKLPDNRVQIGSRSSITGADAHNPRHLQMLIDGLHRKFPPLKGIQIDYSWWGWVDVSHDMMPRIYQPDDREQIFYALGYGGNGVMFSAHAGRRMAQRIAGIREGFELPIYNSPLPGHLFAPFRRLGQRMLYHWYHLRDEVL
- the pdxR gene encoding MocR-like pyridoxine biosynthesis transcription factor PdxR, with product MFQLFHLSTEKNTSLQQQLREQIAAAILNGNIPLDTPLPSSRKLAKQLSIARNTVVLAYEHLLDDGYLLAKERSGYFVNPEILSKRPELPAEKAPVTEGTPPDWRRKLKLHPSEQHNISKPRDWQKYPYSFIYGQFDPTLFPSNNWRECCRDAVSIPAIRDWASDSFDNDDPLLIEQIRTRLLPRRGVWASAEQILVTVGAQQALYLLAKLLLDKDSTIGIEDPGYVDIRNIATMNPARVRPLPVDEQGLVIDDRLAGCDLVYTTPSHQCPTTVTMPLERRFALLEQASAQDFLIIEDDYESETNFKANPTPALKSLDRNDRVLYVGSLSKTLAPGLRLGYLVGPAELIREARALRRLMLRHPAANNQRSVALFLERGYHDALIMNLAKAYEARWQEMGAALDELLPSSSRQPGFGGSCYWVRGPEGLDSRILRKEAADRGILIEPGDIHFFGDEVPLNYFRLGYSSIAAERIRPGIEALVALIRDMT
- a CDS encoding YeiH family protein, which translates into the protein MAADTHSPVMGLLHRLDGTRKRYFPGICVAATIGIAASFLSQHYGAPAMLMALLLGLAFNFLSHETQCAPGLELSAKTVLRLGVALLGLRITFGDVLTLGWQPMLMVCSAVVLTICFGVIMARWLGFSKEFGTLTGGSVAICGASAAMAISSVLPQSEQAKRDTLFTVISVTTLSTLAMIFYPMISEALGLSEQEAGLFIGATIHDVAQVVGAGYSMSAEVGDLSTFVKLLRVAMLVPIVMTIGILIRRAASQKGENGSGSRVAIPGFLIGFVVLFVLNSLGWIPQDIAQPLAGSSSWLLLTAIAALGVRTQLKDILSVGWKPVLLVVLETAFIALLVIAYLLLMG
- a CDS encoding LysR family transcriptional regulator, which codes for METKWLHDFIALSEQGSFSRAAESRFVTQPAFSRRIRSLENWLGVALVCRNRYPLALTPAGEAFLEQARQLLAQIYGIRSQLRLSQQQTPGLSLITQPALAVTFFPAWLHRLRPALGEGLVRLNTGHYHEAMEQFLAGAVDFLLCFAESDGAEALQRPDVERLQVGQDRLVLVSATDERGAARFRLDDDRPLPLLLYPADAFLGALIQRQCLPELGERPWLPVCENALGEGLKAQLLQGEGAAFLPESLVRDELASHRVVALSGVRTLELNIELCRLGEPRSTLAGRFWQQSRLQAGG